The following are from one region of the Pelorhabdus rhamnosifermentans genome:
- a CDS encoding PTS sugar transporter subunit IIB, producing the protein MLHIVTVCGNGIGSSIMLKMKIEELCEENGIRANVESTDFNSAQGMKCDLIVTVKELAAQFEGRNVAVVRSYINKKKIAEDVLELIQQKYQEESK; encoded by the coding sequence ATGTTGCATATTGTTACAGTATGTGGAAATGGGATTGGCAGTAGTATCATGCTTAAAATGAAAATCGAGGAACTTTGTGAAGAAAATGGCATTCGGGCCAATGTTGAGTCGACAGATTTTAACTCAGCCCAAGGAATGAAGTGTGATCTGATTGTTACGGTAAAAGAACTGGCTGCTCAATTTGAAGGGCGCAATGTTGCTGTTGTGAGAAGTTATATTAATAAGAAAAAAATTGCCGAGGATGTACTGGAGCTTATTCAGCAAAAGTATCAAGAAGAAAGCAAATAA